One genomic segment of Mycolicibacterium gilvum includes these proteins:
- a CDS encoding proline--tRNA ligase has protein sequence MITRMSELFLRTLRDDPADAEVPSHKLLIRAGYVRPVGPGLYSWLPLGLKVLRKIEHIVRSEMDAIGGQEILFPALLPRAPYETTNRWTEYGDTLFRLQDRRDNDYLLGPTHEEMFTLTVKGEYSSYKDFPLRLYQIQNKYRDEARPRAGILRGREFLMKDSYSFDVDDDGLKNAYHAHREAYQRIFDRLKVRYVIVSAVSGAMGGSASEEFLAESEVGEDTFVRCAQSGYAANVEAVVTTAPDPIPLDGLPEAVVYDTPDTPTIATLVDWANTADLPSFAGRAVTAADTLKNVLLKVREPGGDWELLAIGVPGDREVDDKRLGAALDPAEYAMADDADFAAHPFLKKGYIGPKALLANGVRYLVDPRVVDGTAWITGADETGRHVVDLVAGRDFTPDGTIEAAEVREGDPSPDGAGPLVAARGIEIGHVFQLGRKYADAFNADVLGENGKPVRLTMGSYGIGVSRLVAVIAEQHHDELGLRWPGSVAPFAVHVVIANKDAEARAGATELATALDRAGADVLLDDRTASPGVKFKDAELLGVPWIVVVGRGWADGVVELRDRFSGEKREIPVGPDTTAAEQILAAITG, from the coding sequence GTGATCACCCGCATGTCCGAGCTGTTCCTGCGCACGCTGCGCGACGATCCCGCCGACGCCGAGGTTCCCAGCCACAAGCTGCTCATCCGCGCCGGATACGTCCGCCCCGTCGGCCCCGGGCTCTACAGCTGGCTGCCGCTCGGACTGAAGGTGCTGCGCAAGATCGAGCACATCGTGCGGTCCGAGATGGACGCGATCGGCGGCCAGGAGATCCTGTTCCCCGCGCTGCTGCCGCGGGCGCCCTACGAGACCACGAACCGCTGGACCGAGTACGGCGACACCCTGTTCCGGCTGCAGGACCGCCGCGACAACGACTATCTGCTCGGCCCGACGCACGAGGAGATGTTCACCCTCACCGTCAAGGGTGAGTACTCGTCGTACAAGGACTTCCCGCTGCGGCTCTACCAGATCCAGAACAAGTACCGCGACGAGGCCAGGCCCCGTGCCGGAATCCTGCGCGGGCGGGAGTTCCTGATGAAGGACTCCTATTCGTTCGACGTCGACGACGACGGACTCAAGAACGCCTACCACGCCCACCGCGAGGCCTACCAGCGAATCTTCGACCGGCTCAAGGTCCGCTACGTGATCGTCTCGGCTGTGTCGGGCGCGATGGGCGGCAGCGCGTCCGAGGAGTTCCTGGCCGAGAGCGAGGTCGGCGAGGACACCTTCGTGCGGTGCGCACAGTCCGGGTACGCCGCGAACGTCGAAGCCGTCGTCACGACCGCCCCGGACCCCATCCCGCTCGACGGGCTGCCGGAAGCGGTCGTCTACGACACGCCCGACACCCCGACCATCGCGACACTCGTCGACTGGGCCAATACCGCGGATCTGCCCAGCTTCGCCGGGCGCGCCGTCACCGCAGCCGACACGTTGAAGAATGTGCTGCTGAAGGTCCGCGAACCGGGCGGTGACTGGGAACTGCTCGCGATCGGTGTGCCCGGTGACCGCGAGGTCGACGACAAACGGCTCGGCGCCGCGCTGGATCCCGCCGAGTACGCGATGGCCGACGACGCCGACTTCGCCGCGCACCCGTTCCTGAAGAAGGGTTACATCGGGCCGAAGGCGCTGCTGGCCAACGGTGTGCGATACCTCGTCGATCCGCGGGTGGTCGACGGCACGGCATGGATCACCGGGGCCGACGAGACGGGCAGGCACGTCGTCGACCTCGTGGCGGGACGCGACTTCACCCCGGACGGCACCATCGAGGCGGCCGAGGTGCGCGAGGGTGACCCGTCACCCGACGGCGCCGGGCCGCTGGTCGCCGCGCGCGGGATCGAGATCGGTCACGTGTTCCAGCTGGGGCGCAAGTACGCCGACGCGTTCAACGCCGACGTCCTCGGCGAGAACGGCAAGCCGGTCCGGCTGACGATGGGTTCCTACGGCATCGGGGTGTCGCGGCTGGTCGCGGTGATCGCCGAGCAGCACCACGACGAGCTCGGGTTGCGCTGGCCGGGTTCGGTCGCGCCCTTCGCCGTGCACGTCGTCATCGCGAACAAGGATGCCGAGGCCCGCGCCGGCGCCACCGAACTGGCCACCGCGCTCGACCGTGCCGGTGCCGACGTGCTGCTCGACGACAGGACGGCCTCGCCGGGGGTGAAGTTCAAGGACGCCGAGTTGCTGGGCGTGCCGTGGATCGTCGTCGTCGGCCGCGGCTGGGCCGACGGCGTGGTCGAGCTGCGCGACCGGTTCAGCGGCGAGAAGCGGGAGATCCCCGTCGGCCCGGACACCACGGCCGCCGAGCAGATCCTTGCGGCGATCACCGGCTGA
- a CDS encoding ferritin-like domain-containing protein produces the protein MTSPTPAPTDAALPTRPEDAAAGALFDALAAEHATIYGYGVVSAHSTPELNYLVSAAIAEHRARREAAIALCEQQGVDPAVPEAGYQMPFEVDTPADATNLAVQMEEDAAEAWRAVVEQATDQGVRAFGVTALTECAVTAARWRAVRGDTTVTAAFPGGSE, from the coding sequence GTGACATCACCGACACCTGCACCGACGGACGCGGCGCTGCCCACCCGTCCCGAGGACGCCGCGGCGGGAGCGCTGTTCGACGCCCTCGCCGCCGAACACGCCACCATCTACGGGTACGGAGTGGTGTCGGCGCACTCCACACCGGAGTTGAACTACCTGGTGTCGGCCGCCATCGCGGAGCATCGCGCGCGCCGCGAGGCGGCCATCGCACTGTGCGAGCAACAGGGTGTCGATCCCGCCGTCCCCGAAGCGGGCTATCAGATGCCGTTCGAGGTCGACACCCCGGCGGACGCGACGAACCTGGCCGTCCAGATGGAGGAGGACGCCGCCGAAGCCTGGCGCGCCGTCGTCGAGCAGGCCACCGATCAGGGCGTGCGCGCCTTCGGCGTCACGGCGCTGACCGAGTGCGCGGTGACCGCCGCGCGGTGGCGGGCGGTCCGCGGCGACACGACGGTCACCGCCGCCTTCCCCGGCGGGTCGGAGTAG
- the rimP gene encoding ribosome maturation factor RimP, translated as MAERSTDFRPGLPSQRQVVELLDGEFARAGYDIEDVVIDAATRPPRIVVIADGDRGLDLDAVAELSRLASEQLDTLDTPPYVLEVTSPGVDRPLTEEKHYRRAQGRLAEVTLADGSTLTGRIGAVQNATVALVVREARSNLTVRDIALDAVVKAVVQVEFSPPSPRELELAGVSGKET; from the coding sequence GTGGCGGAGCGGTCTACGGATTTTCGGCCGGGATTACCGTCGCAACGACAGGTGGTCGAACTTCTCGACGGGGAATTCGCGCGTGCCGGATACGACATCGAGGACGTCGTCATCGACGCCGCCACGCGTCCGCCGCGCATCGTCGTGATCGCCGACGGCGACCGGGGACTGGACCTCGACGCGGTCGCCGAACTGTCCCGGCTGGCGTCTGAGCAACTCGACACCCTCGACACCCCGCCCTACGTGCTCGAAGTCACCTCTCCCGGAGTGGACCGTCCGCTGACCGAGGAGAAGCACTACCGCCGCGCGCAGGGACGCCTCGCGGAGGTGACGCTGGCCGACGGGTCGACGTTGACCGGCCGCATCGGCGCGGTGCAGAACGCCACGGTGGCCCTCGTCGTCCGGGAGGCCCGAAGTAACCTCACCGTCCGCGACATCGCGCTCGACGCAGTCGTCAAAGCTGTTGTCCAGGTGGAGTTCTCGCCGCCGAGTCCACGCGAGCTGGAACTGGCCGGCGTCTCCGGAAAGGAAACCTGA
- the nusA gene encoding transcription termination factor NusA, which yields MNIDMAALHAIEADKGITVDVVVETIKSALLTAYRHTEGHEADAHIDIDRKTGVVKVMARQTDEDGNVLHEWDDTPEGFGRIAATTARQVILQRLRDAENEKNYGEFSAREGDIVAGVIQRDARANARGLVVVRMGSETKGSEGVIPAAEQVPGERYEHGDRLRCYVVGVARGAREPVITLSRTHPNLVRKLFSLEVPEIADGSVEIVAVAREAGHRSKIAVTSRAPGLNAKGACIGPMGQRVRNVMSELSGEKIDIIDYDEDPARFVANALSPAKVVSVTVIDEAARAARVIVPDFQLSLAIGKEGQNARLAARLTGWRIDIRSDDADKNGGDGPGGHDRSASRPDAGRGVG from the coding sequence ATGAACATCGACATGGCCGCGCTGCACGCGATCGAGGCCGACAAGGGCATCACCGTCGACGTGGTCGTCGAGACGATCAAGTCGGCGTTGCTGACTGCCTACCGTCACACCGAGGGCCACGAAGCCGACGCCCACATCGACATCGACCGCAAGACCGGCGTCGTCAAGGTGATGGCCCGCCAGACCGACGAGGACGGCAACGTCCTGCACGAGTGGGACGACACCCCCGAGGGCTTCGGGCGGATCGCCGCGACCACGGCCCGCCAGGTGATCCTGCAGCGGCTGCGCGACGCCGAGAACGAGAAGAACTACGGCGAGTTCTCCGCCCGCGAGGGCGACATCGTCGCCGGCGTGATCCAGCGCGACGCGCGCGCCAACGCCCGCGGACTGGTCGTCGTGCGGATGGGCAGTGAGACCAAGGGATCCGAAGGCGTCATCCCGGCCGCCGAGCAGGTGCCCGGCGAGCGATACGAGCACGGCGACCGGTTGCGGTGCTACGTCGTGGGTGTGGCCCGGGGGGCCCGCGAGCCGGTCATCACGCTGTCACGCACCCACCCGAACCTGGTGCGCAAGCTGTTCTCGCTCGAGGTCCCCGAGATCGCCGACGGCTCGGTCGAGATCGTCGCGGTGGCGCGCGAGGCCGGACACCGCTCGAAGATCGCGGTGACCTCGAGGGCGCCTGGGCTCAACGCGAAGGGCGCCTGCATCGGCCCGATGGGCCAGCGGGTGCGCAACGTGATGAGCGAGCTCTCCGGGGAGAAGATCGACATCATCGACTACGACGAGGATCCCGCCCGGTTCGTCGCCAACGCGCTGTCGCCCGCGAAGGTGGTCTCGGTGACGGTGATCGACGAAGCCGCACGCGCGGCCCGGGTGATCGTGCCCGACTTCCAATTGTCACTGGCCATCGGCAAGGAAGGGCAGAACGCGCGTCTGGCGGCACGGCTGACCGGGTGGCGCATCGACATCCGCAGTGACGACGCCGACAAGAACGGCGGAGACGGGCCCGGCGGTCACGATCGGTCCGCTTCTCGCCCCGACGCCGGGCGCGGTGTCGGCTGA
- a CDS encoding YlxR family protein: MRESTINPFAGPVRTCIGCRRRELAVELLRLVAVDSANGSGNRSSAVTVDAARKLPGRGAWLHPDPGCLQAAIRRRAFGRALRITGSPDITAVSEHLLPQEQPEAPGQENR, encoded by the coding sequence ATGCGTGAAAGCACCATCAACCCCTTCGCGGGACCGGTGCGGACCTGCATCGGATGCCGGAGACGAGAGCTGGCCGTCGAATTGCTCCGGCTGGTCGCAGTCGACAGCGCGAACGGATCTGGGAATCGTTCCAGTGCCGTGACCGTTGACGCAGCGAGAAAGCTTCCGGGTCGCGGTGCGTGGTTGCATCCCGACCCCGGGTGTCTGCAGGCAGCGATCCGCCGGCGAGCGTTCGGCCGAGCGTTGCGGATCACCGGTTCACCGGACATCACCGCGGTGTCAGAGCATCTCCTCCCGCAGGAGCAGCCCGAAGCGCCCGGTCAAGAGAACAGGTAA
- the infB gene encoding translation initiation factor IF-2 produces MAGKARVHELAKELGVTSKEVLARLGEQGEFVKSASSTVEAPVARRLRESFGGNKPDAVKPAAGASNGAPAKPSAPGARPGPRPGPPAPAQPKEPPAPAAPAAAAPAPAAPAPPAAPPAPAASAAPPSAPEAPSARPTPGPRPGPGGPKPGAPKPAPRTPRVGNNPFSSQQPVERPAPRPQGPAGPGGPRPGPGAGGPRPGGGPRPGATPGNMPPRPVGGPRPGGGPRPGGGPRPGAGPRPTPGGAGRPGGGGGGNYRGGGAGGGGGAGGAAAGGFRGRPGGGGGRPGQRGGAAGAFGRPGGAPKRGRKSKRAKRAEYENMQAPVVGGVRLPHGNGETIRLARGASLSDFADKINANPASLVQALFNLGEMVTATQSVNDETLELLGGEMNYVVQVVSPEDEDRELLQSFDLSYGEDEGGEDDLEFRPPVVTVMGHVDHGKTRLLDTIRDATVREGEAGGITQHIGAYQVTVDLDGNERPITFIDTPGHEAFTAMRARGAKATDIAILVVAADDGVMPQTVEAVNHAQAADVPIVVAVNKIDKEGADPAKIRGQLTEYGLVPEEYGGDTMFVDISAKAGTNIEALLEAVVLTADASLDLRANPDMEAQGVAIEAHLDRGRGPVATVLIQRGTLRVGDSVVAGDAYGRVRRMVDEHGEDVEEALPSRPVQVIGFTSVPGAGDNFLVVDEDRIARQIADRRSARKRNALAARTRKRISLEDLDSALKETSQLNLILKGDNSGTVEALEEALLGIQVDDEVQLRVIDRGVGGVTETNVNLASASDAIIIGFNVRAEGKATELANREGVEIRYYSIIYQAIDEIESALKGMLKPIYEEKELGRAEIRAIFRSSKVGNIAGCLVQSGIMRRNAKARLLRDNVVVAQNLTVSSLKREKDDATEVREGYECGLTLTYNDIKEGDVIETYELVEKART; encoded by the coding sequence GTGGCAGGTAAGGCCCGCGTGCACGAGTTGGCCAAAGAACTCGGTGTCACAAGCAAGGAAGTACTCGCCCGTCTGGGCGAGCAAGGCGAATTCGTCAAGTCCGCGTCATCGACGGTGGAGGCACCTGTTGCCCGCCGTCTTCGCGAATCATTCGGCGGTAACAAGCCCGACGCGGTGAAGCCCGCGGCAGGCGCGTCCAACGGGGCGCCCGCGAAGCCGTCCGCTCCCGGGGCACGTCCCGGTCCGCGGCCCGGCCCGCCGGCCCCCGCGCAGCCCAAGGAGCCGCCCGCGCCGGCCGCTCCCGCCGCCGCGGCCCCGGCCCCGGCAGCCCCCGCGCCTCCGGCCGCACCGCCCGCACCTGCGGCGTCGGCGGCTCCGCCGTCCGCGCCCGAGGCGCCGTCGGCCCGTCCGACTCCCGGTCCGCGACCCGGCCCCGGTGGCCCCAAGCCCGGCGCCCCCAAGCCCGCGCCGCGCACCCCGCGGGTCGGCAACAACCCCTTCTCTTCCCAGCAGCCGGTCGAGCGTCCGGCGCCCCGACCTCAGGGTCCGGCAGGCCCGGGAGGCCCCCGGCCCGGTCCCGGCGCCGGTGGTCCGCGCCCCGGTGGCGGTCCCCGTCCCGGCGCGACGCCCGGCAACATGCCGCCCCGTCCCGTCGGTGGTCCGCGTCCCGGTGGCGGTCCCCGCCCGGGTGGTGGCCCCCGTCCCGGTGCAGGCCCGCGGCCCACGCCCGGTGGCGCAGGACGTCCCGGTGGTGGCGGCGGCGGTAACTACCGCGGCGGCGGCGCCGGCGGTGGTGGCGGTGCCGGTGGCGCAGCTGCCGGTGGCTTCCGCGGTCGCCCGGGTGGCGGCGGTGGACGGCCCGGTCAGCGCGGTGGCGCGGCCGGTGCGTTCGGTCGTCCCGGCGGCGCGCCCAAGCGCGGTCGCAAGTCGAAGCGCGCGAAAAGGGCCGAATACGAGAACATGCAGGCCCCGGTCGTCGGTGGCGTGCGGCTTCCGCACGGCAACGGCGAGACCATCCGGCTGGCCCGCGGCGCATCGCTGAGCGACTTCGCCGACAAGATCAACGCCAACCCGGCTTCGCTGGTGCAGGCGCTGTTCAACCTCGGTGAGATGGTCACGGCGACGCAGTCGGTGAACGACGAGACCCTCGAGCTGCTCGGCGGCGAGATGAACTACGTCGTGCAGGTCGTGTCCCCGGAGGACGAGGACCGCGAGCTGCTGCAGTCGTTCGACCTGTCCTACGGCGAGGACGAGGGCGGCGAGGACGATCTCGAGTTCCGTCCGCCGGTCGTCACCGTCATGGGTCACGTCGACCACGGCAAGACGCGACTGCTCGACACGATCCGCGACGCCACCGTGCGCGAGGGTGAAGCCGGCGGCATCACCCAGCACATCGGCGCCTACCAGGTCACCGTCGACCTCGACGGCAACGAGCGGCCCATCACCTTCATCGACACCCCCGGTCACGAGGCGTTCACCGCCATGCGTGCCCGCGGCGCGAAGGCGACCGACATCGCGATCCTGGTCGTCGCCGCCGACGACGGCGTCATGCCGCAGACGGTGGAAGCCGTCAACCACGCGCAGGCCGCCGACGTGCCGATCGTGGTGGCGGTCAACAAGATCGACAAGGAAGGTGCCGACCCGGCCAAGATCCGCGGGCAGCTCACCGAGTACGGGCTGGTGCCCGAGGAGTACGGCGGCGACACGATGTTCGTCGACATCTCCGCCAAGGCGGGCACCAACATCGAGGCGCTGCTGGAAGCGGTCGTGCTGACCGCCGACGCATCGCTGGACCTGCGGGCCAACCCGGACATGGAAGCCCAGGGTGTCGCGATCGAAGCGCACCTGGACCGTGGCCGCGGCCCGGTGGCGACCGTGCTCATCCAGCGCGGCACGCTGCGGGTCGGCGACTCGGTGGTCGCCGGCGACGCCTACGGCCGCGTGCGACGCATGGTCGACGAGCACGGAGAGGACGTCGAAGAGGCGCTGCCGTCGCGTCCGGTGCAGGTCATCGGCTTCACGTCGGTGCCCGGCGCGGGCGACAACTTCCTCGTCGTCGACGAGGACCGCATCGCCCGCCAGATCGCCGACCGGCGCAGCGCGCGCAAGCGCAACGCGCTGGCCGCCCGCACCCGCAAGCGGATCAGCCTGGAGGACCTGGATTCGGCGCTGAAGGAGACCAGCCAGCTGAACCTGATCCTCAAGGGCGACAACTCGGGCACGGTCGAAGCGCTGGAGGAGGCCCTGCTGGGCATCCAGGTCGACGACGAGGTGCAGTTGCGCGTCATCGACCGCGGCGTCGGTGGCGTCACCGAGACCAACGTCAACCTGGCGTCGGCCTCGGATGCGATCATCATCGGCTTCAACGTCCGTGCCGAGGGCAAGGCCACCGAGCTGGCCAACCGCGAAGGCGTGGAGATCCGGTACTACTCGATCATCTACCAGGCGATCGACGAGATCGAGAGCGCGCTCAAGGGCATGCTCAAGCCGATCTACGAGGAGAAGGAACTCGGCCGCGCCGAGATCCGGGCGATCTTCCGGTCGTCGAAGGTCGGCAACATCGCCGGCTGCCTCGTCCAGTCGGGCATCATGCGCCGCAACGCCAAGGCGCGGCTGCTGCGCGACAACGTCGTCGTCGCCCAGAACCTCACCGTGTCGTCGCTCAAGCGTGAGAAGGACGACGCCACCGAGGTGCGCGAGGGCTACGAGTGCGGTCTGACGCTGACCTACAACGACATCAAAGAAGGCGATGTCATCGAGACCTACGAGCTGGTCGAAAAGGCGCGGACCTAG
- the rbfA gene encoding 30S ribosome-binding factor RbfA, translated as MPDPARAKRLAKRISTIVASAIEYEIKDPRLAGVTITDAKVTNDLHDATLYYTVLGRSLDEEPDYEGAAAGLEKAKGVLRTKVGASLGVRFTPTLAFARDTVPDAAHRMEALLAQARAADEDLARVREGAKHAGDSDPYRVLGEGDLEGPATGGPDVEDEGGANSHDR; from the coding sequence ATGCCTGATCCCGCACGGGCGAAGCGGCTGGCAAAGCGCATCTCCACGATCGTCGCGTCGGCAATCGAGTACGAGATCAAGGATCCTCGTCTCGCCGGCGTGACGATCACGGATGCGAAGGTCACCAACGACCTGCACGACGCGACGCTCTACTACACGGTGCTGGGCCGGTCCCTCGACGAGGAGCCCGACTACGAAGGCGCCGCCGCCGGGCTGGAGAAGGCCAAAGGCGTGCTGCGCACCAAAGTCGGTGCCTCGCTGGGGGTTCGGTTCACCCCGACACTGGCGTTCGCCCGTGACACGGTGCCCGACGCCGCGCATCGCATGGAGGCGCTGCTGGCCCAGGCACGCGCCGCTGATGAGGATCTGGCAAGAGTTCGCGAGGGAGCCAAGCACGCCGGCGACTCCGACCCTTACCGTGTACTGGGGGAAGGGGACCTGGAGGGTCCAGCGACCGGGGGGCCGGACGTTGAGGACGAGGGTGGCGCCAACTCGCACGATCGCTGA
- a CDS encoding DHH family phosphoesterase, whose amino-acid sequence MAPTRTIAESTTDGRAAGGHVDARAAAELLAAASSVSIVCHVFPDADTIGAGLALALVLDEAGKSVEVSFAEPDTLPDSLRSLPGGHLLVPPATMRRDADLVVTVDIPSVNRLGVLRDLAVGDRDVLVIDHHASNQLFGTANLVDAGADSTTMMVAELLDAWDKPLGLDVAHCLYAGLTTDTGSFRWASARAHRLAARLVEAGVDNAAVSRTLMDTHPFAWLPMLSRVLGSAELVADAVGGRGFVYAIVGHDEWANARSEEVESIIDIVRTTAQAEVAAVLKEIEPQRWSASLRSKSVDVSAVAATFGGGGHRLAAGFTATGSADDVVAALRTALG is encoded by the coding sequence GTGGCGCCAACTCGCACGATCGCTGAATCCACGACGGACGGCCGCGCCGCGGGCGGGCACGTCGATGCCCGCGCAGCCGCGGAGCTGCTGGCCGCGGCGAGCAGCGTGAGCATCGTCTGCCATGTGTTCCCCGATGCCGACACGATCGGCGCCGGGCTGGCCCTGGCGCTGGTTCTCGACGAGGCCGGAAAATCGGTCGAGGTGAGCTTCGCCGAGCCGGACACGCTGCCCGATTCGCTGCGTTCGCTTCCCGGCGGGCATCTGCTGGTTCCCCCCGCGACCATGCGCCGGGATGCGGACCTGGTGGTGACCGTCGACATTCCGAGCGTCAACCGGCTGGGTGTGCTGCGTGACCTCGCCGTCGGCGACCGCGACGTCCTGGTCATCGATCATCACGCCTCCAACCAGCTCTTCGGCACGGCGAACCTCGTCGACGCCGGTGCGGATTCGACGACGATGATGGTCGCCGAACTCCTCGACGCATGGGACAAGCCTCTCGGCCTGGACGTCGCGCACTGCCTGTACGCCGGGCTGACCACCGACACCGGGTCGTTCCGCTGGGCCAGCGCGCGTGCCCACCGCCTCGCCGCGAGGCTCGTCGAGGCCGGGGTGGACAACGCCGCGGTCAGCCGCACCCTGATGGACACCCATCCGTTCGCGTGGCTGCCGATGCTGTCGCGGGTGCTGGGGTCGGCGGAACTGGTCGCCGACGCCGTCGGCGGTCGCGGCTTCGTGTACGCGATCGTCGGCCACGACGAGTGGGCGAACGCGCGTTCCGAGGAAGTCGAGAGCATCATCGACATCGTGCGCACCACGGCGCAGGCCGAGGTCGCCGCGGTGCTCAAGGAGATCGAGCCGCAGCGCTGGTCGGCGTCGCTGCGGTCGAAGTCCGTGGACGTCTCCGCGGTGGCGGCCACCTTCGGCGGTGGGGGACACCGCCTTGCCGCGGGCTTCACCGCGACCGGCTCGGCCGACGACGTCGTCGCGGCGCTGCGCACCGCCCTTGGCTGA
- a CDS encoding MATE family efflux transporter, producing the protein MADPVAPATGRRIAGLAFPALGVLAAEPVYLLFDLAIVGRLGALSLAGLAIGALIMGVLSSQLTFLSYGTTARAARFYGAGDRNAAVEEGVQATWLAVGIGTVIVAAVQVTAVPLVSALAAGGEIAETALPWVRIASLAVPAILIAAAGNGWMRGVQDTMRPLRYVVVGFGLSAVLCPLLVFGWLGCPELGLPGSAVANVAGQYLAAALFCRALFVEKVPLRVRPAVLRAQVVMGRDLILRTMAFQACFISAGAVAARFGAASVAAHQVVLQLWSFLALVLDSLAIAAQSLVGAALGAGQLTHAKAVAWRVTIFSAVAGVVLAVVFALGSQLIPSVFTDDQSVLDRIGVPWWFLVAQLPVAGIVFAIDGVLLGAGDATFMRNATLASALAGFLPLVWLSLAFGWGLLGIWAGLSTFMVLRLVFVGWRALSGRWLVPGTR; encoded by the coding sequence TTGGCTGACCCGGTCGCACCGGCGACAGGCCGGCGCATCGCCGGGCTGGCGTTCCCGGCGCTGGGGGTGCTCGCCGCAGAACCCGTCTATCTGCTCTTTGACCTCGCCATCGTCGGGCGGCTCGGCGCACTGAGCCTCGCGGGGCTGGCGATCGGCGCGCTGATCATGGGGGTGCTGAGCTCCCAACTGACCTTCCTGTCCTACGGCACCACGGCCAGGGCGGCCCGGTTCTACGGTGCCGGCGATCGCAACGCCGCGGTCGAGGAGGGCGTGCAGGCGACGTGGTTGGCGGTGGGCATCGGCACGGTCATCGTCGCCGCCGTCCAGGTGACGGCCGTGCCGCTGGTGTCGGCGCTGGCCGCCGGCGGCGAGATCGCCGAGACTGCCCTGCCGTGGGTGCGGATCGCGAGCCTCGCGGTGCCGGCGATCCTGATCGCCGCCGCGGGCAACGGCTGGATGCGCGGTGTGCAGGACACCATGCGCCCACTGCGGTATGTGGTGGTCGGCTTCGGGCTGTCCGCGGTGCTGTGCCCGCTTCTGGTGTTCGGCTGGCTCGGGTGTCCCGAGCTCGGACTGCCCGGTTCCGCGGTGGCCAACGTCGCCGGGCAGTATCTGGCGGCCGCTCTGTTCTGCCGTGCGCTGTTCGTCGAGAAGGTGCCGCTGCGGGTGCGTCCGGCGGTGCTGCGTGCGCAGGTTGTCATGGGCCGTGACCTGATCCTGCGCACCATGGCGTTCCAGGCGTGCTTCATCTCCGCTGGCGCGGTGGCGGCCAGGTTCGGGGCCGCCAGCGTCGCCGCCCATCAGGTCGTGCTGCAGTTGTGGAGTTTCCTTGCCCTCGTGTTGGATTCGCTGGCGATCGCGGCGCAGTCACTGGTCGGGGCGGCGCTCGGGGCGGGTCAGCTCACCCACGCCAAAGCGGTGGCGTGGCGCGTCACGATCTTCTCCGCCGTGGCCGGCGTGGTGCTGGCCGTCGTGTTCGCGCTGGGCTCGCAGCTGATCCCGTCGGTGTTCACCGACGATCAGTCCGTGCTGGACCGCATCGGGGTGCCGTGGTGGTTCCTGGTGGCCCAATTACCGGTCGCAGGAATCGTTTTCGCGATCGACGGCGTCCTGCTCGGCGCCGGCGACGCCACGTTCATGCGCAACGCGACCCTCGCGAGCGCACTGGCCGGATTCCTGCCGCTGGTCTGGCTTTCGCTCGCGTTCGGCTGGGGTCTGCTCGGCATCTGGGCAGGGTTGTCGACGTTCATGGTGCTGCGCCTGGTCTTCGTGGGCTGGCGAGCACTGTCCGGGCGCTGGCTGGTGCCCGGCACCCGGTGA
- a CDS encoding class I SAM-dependent methyltransferase gives MDGSERPVNHHGDHPGFSGLTGQLCAVAFLLTGRETGRLAADLTAVSATDHVLDIGCGPGNACRIAAARGARVTGVDPSAAMLRVARIVTRGASVTWVKGGAEALPVPDAGATVAWALATVHHWPDVDAGLAEIHRALGPGARFLAVERQTEPDATGISSHGWTGAQAETFAAMCESAGLTTVRVGSGRAGKRRVWTVHATRP, from the coding sequence GTGGACGGTTCCGAACGCCCGGTCAATCATCATGGTGATCACCCCGGATTCTCCGGGCTCACCGGCCAGCTGTGTGCGGTGGCGTTCCTGCTCACGGGCCGCGAGACCGGACGGCTGGCAGCCGATCTCACCGCAGTCTCAGCGACCGACCATGTCCTCGACATCGGGTGTGGGCCGGGTAACGCGTGCCGCATCGCCGCCGCGCGTGGCGCCCGCGTCACCGGTGTCGACCCGTCCGCGGCGATGCTGAGGGTCGCGCGCATCGTCACCCGCGGCGCCTCCGTCACGTGGGTGAAGGGTGGCGCCGAGGCACTGCCGGTGCCCGACGCCGGGGCGACGGTCGCGTGGGCGCTGGCCACCGTGCACCACTGGCCGGACGTCGATGCCGGTCTGGCCGAGATCCATCGCGCGCTCGGACCGGGTGCACGGTTCCTGGCCGTCGAACGCCAGACCGAACCTGATGCGACCGGCATCAGCAGCCATGGCTGGACCGGCGCGCAAGCGGAAACGTTCGCCGCGATGTGCGAATCCGCCGGCCTGACGACCGTCAGGGTTGGGTCCGGGCGGGCGGGCAAACGGAGGGTCTGGACGGTCCACGCGACGCGCCCCTAG